The sequence AATAGAATTATAAATAACGCTTTCTGATTtacatatgtttattttttgtgacatttcttgacaatttttgtctctgtgtttttgaaagaaatcaaactattCTTCTTTCCAAAGGGGTTAAATAGTCCCTGTCCACCTGTCAGTTTGCACAGGTGACCCCAgagcaaagcaggttgagtaaCCCTGTTATATATCGTTCTAGCCTATTGAATGTGAATTCAGGCCATTACTGTAAAAGAATTTAATGTTCAGTCAGTTTTCCCTGAATAAACAATGATTTCATGAAGTAAAAGTTCCTACAGCACTTAAGTGCAGTTAGTTACATCCCACTACAGCCAAACATCAATGTTATTTTGATAAATTTCATTCTCTTTCCACTTGATCGGGCTGTTAGTTTATGGTGACATATCCCAAACTGTTGCCAAACAGGTAAAACCAACCTGCGCTTCAATAATTTATTTGGCGCTGaataaattattgaaatatGCGCGTCAATCAGCTGTAgccggaaaaaaaaacacgaccAGGAGCTTCTGTGGTTCCACCAATAGGGGAAGAAGATCCCGCACTCTGCAGAGTTtaaaccaatcagagcagcacTTCCTCCATTTCCTGTTGTGGGATCTGGAGTTGGACAGCATTCCTCTGGACCAGAATGTGAATTAACTAGCTACCACAGCCGGAATGTGCACGAGTGACTCTGCTTCTCTCCAAATGTGTTGCTCATGACAGATCCTCAAATGTGAGTaatgatggtgtgtgtgaggggcagctgcctgcagcctgcagcctcaacatgtaaacagcttagagGCGACTTTGCGGCATACGGCTccatatcagctgtctgtgttaTTACGCTGCATGTCGTGCTTTAACTCCGTCTGTTgaggtttaatgtgttttttttcactctgtccTAGCATGAGCCTCGGGGATGGCAGGTATCGGCTGTTGCACATGATGTCATGTCGCGTGTGGTGATATTTCCTTGACAACCGCGGATCGGATACCAATAATCAGGTAGGCTGCTGTTTGAGCTCGCGCTGTTTAGTGTGTGCGTAAAGCTCCATCGCAGGCGAAAAGGTACATTAAGTTTATTATAGGAAATCGCTGTCTTaggcctatatatatatatatttttttttttgaaagtaacATGATTTACTTAACTAGTTTCGTCTAATTTAATTAGAGAATAAAGTTCAATAATTAAATAccacataattttacatttcatttattatttaagtaAACAGAATTTAAGGCCTGTTCGACTGTATAGCAGCAGTCGAGGCATAGTGACTGTCAATACTGTAGCGGATTAGTATCAGTCGATAAAGCAAGTGTCAAGCCAGGATAAAGAAAAGACTTCCTGTCagaaatttcaaattaaaagctcctAGCCAGCAGGATGTCTAcaggtctttaaaaaaatcttacattaTTAGGCcctaaaagtcattaaatagtcttagatttaaatttgttttcagcCACAATCATTGAATctaatttatttatgcatttttaaaatgcctttttgtCCAAATGAATCAAACTcttcaaaatgacattttttcttttcctcttccttctttctttctttctttctttcatattcttttttgtaattctctttttataGCTTCATAtgaacatgcaaaaacaaaatccacaacCAGGTGAACATGATGACTTTTCAAGCttggaaaaaataacaagataaatagaaaaatacaatataaaataaaatgaacaaaaaaataagtaaaggGGAGAGGGGTAggtaaataaacagaaacaataaaattaaagatgGGTAAATGATAAGTACAAATGCAGAGAAAAATCTAGAATCTAGAATATGCTCTGTAAACAAGGATAGTggatcaaaacacacacagagacaaccGGAGGCTACTGACCACGCTACAATGTGTCTGACAGCTGAAACATACTCGTTCTGTTGCATGACATTTCTGATGGTAGAAAACTTAAAACCTAGCGCTGAACTTGTGACTTAAGGCACTGCCGTCAGGGGGTGCTGTTGCCATGAGAGGGGTTACTTAGTCTGCAGCGTGTTTGGTGGGTGTCAGGTGGCATCCACTGAAATGCCAGGAGCCAAGGCTTCCCAGCTGAtcattgcattgtaacaagatgatcaatgttattcaaTGCACTTGtcagtggtgtttttgtttcggCTGATTGTGGTTTAGTACTTACCTTTTTACTTACCTGcaatacttaaaaaagaaaaggctgatTTGTCCAAATCAGTCTTAAGTTTGAATGAAAATTTCCCTGAgaaggtcttaaaaagcattacatttaaGTACCTGTAGAAACCCTGGTCATGTTTAAGTGGTcactaaaaaatgtaaagttaatCCCATAATTTTTCGAAAAGGTAAAAATtccaacaacatcatcaacaacaaaataagatttGAGAATGTTTGTCAGAATTTCAGTCAAAAGTCAAAACCTTTGAGAGcaaagtaagtaaaaataaacttagtgcgaaattttgaaaaaaattccaaatttttatttcaacaactGATTTCTGATGGTATGATACATTTCAACACATAAGTATTTCACTTATGACTTCAATCCTCATTTTTATGGTGATGCAGATGAGCAAAGTGGAAAAGTAAGAGTTGCTATCTGAGGATGAATCTAAATGCAAATGTAGCCTTTACTCATGGTCATATCTCTCCAGGATATCAATAAGGCTGAAGTGCTCAGagtcataaaataaataccagACAGCTTTGAAAGACGAatgttgtctctctgtctccgttCAGAGGCCATCATGCCCATCACGCTGCTGTGGGCCGTGGACGTGTACGGCAGGGTGTACAGCCTGTCCACAGCCGGCCAGCGCTGGGAGCGTGCGGACGACCTGCTACTGGAACTGAAGCGTGTCACTGCGGGGAAGGGGCGCTGCTGGGGGATCGGCTGCGACCACCGTGTTTACCTCAACATGATGCCCAGTGAGACCCCCATACGCTACCGGGAGGAGACGTATGAAAACCAGGTTTGCCCCGCAGTTTGTTGCTACACTTCAAATGTAGACACTGTTGGACGTTGATGCTTAAGTGCTCTGTGTTTGTCTTCAGAGGTGGAACCCAGTGGACAGCTTCACGGACACTCTGCTGCCCACCGACCGCTGGCCGTGGAGCGACGTGACAGGGATGAATCCTCAACCGCTCCACAGCTTTGAGCTGCCGTCCCGCAGCTGGGAGTGGGAGGGAGACTGGTACGTGGATCAGAGTTGTGGAGGAGAACCAAGTCAGACAGGGGtaagaaacacactcacacaaacacacacacacacactgtccttttcatttatttctttgccCTTTTCTTGCttgataattatttaataattttgttaaatgaaataaaaaatgtctcacCATACTCTTTCTTTTATaatctgtctctgtttcttcaGGGTTGGGAGTATGCGGTCGATTTCCCGGCCAACTTCTCCCCGGACAAGAAGTGGAACTCTTGTGTTCGTCGCAGGCGGTGGATCCGCTACAGGAGATACGTAGCACAAGGCACCTGGGCGAAGGTTTGGACCGTCTCTGAGCACATCAAATACAGTGGAATCCGCTTAGAGAGGgtcttcaatgttttttcatCCTAAGGACCCGATAACTgaaagagagatagaggagGGACTACATATCTATTAAGATTGAGTTGCATTTGAGATAACTCTCTGAATATTTGCAGGTTTTCCCTCATTCGCCTGTAGCTGCTAagtcagcagcagctgtagcaTGGCTTGGTGCCTAAGGTGGATTTTATATCAGAGTCTCCTCTGTGAAAAGTTATAAAATCATGTATTTCGTCCCACAAGAATGTCCATACACTTGTAATATTAACAGCCAACTGGCCAATATGTTTCAATAGTACTTCATAGTAGTTCACCCCGCTATTATCGTTAGGTGCTGCATTAGCTAGCTCACATGATTGCAAAAATATTATGGGTAACAGCCTATCGTCAATTTTGCGTAATGCAAATTAAATGTTGTCCTCTTCAGCAGTCCTTACAGCCCTGCTGTACTTTGAAACAGTCATTCAAATTCACTAAATAACAAAGCTGTCCATTTAATAACTGacactacacacacatttattaacattatcACACGATAAGCGGTTTCCACTGTATCTCTGTATGTTTCTCTGCAGAAAAGTTTAGAACAGGTCCAAATGAAAATTCAAGCAACGTCTCCGTCTCTCCTCAGATCCCTCTGGACAATCCCAGGAAGCCCCCGCTGCCGCTCTGTGACATCAGCTGTGGTGGTTGGGAGATGAGCGACCAGTCTGGAAGGTATCCCTACCTCTGGGGCGTGTCCCAACAAGGACAGGTCAGTCTGCTGAACCAACATTTAGGAAAGTTTAAGAGCATGAAAGGAACATTTAGTTTTCTCCTCTTTAACTTTTCTCAACTATAGAGGaccttttttgctcattttctcaGTGCAGCAATTTTTCTGAAGCCATTATTTTGTGATAGACAGTCATCTTTTGGtgaaaagttgaaataaaaacgCTGGAAACAGAGTATTCAGATCGGTATAAAACCTGAGGTTTTTGTCCACAGGGATTACTTTTCTACATGTTTACCACATTATTTGAatctttggccacatttaatatgaacatcaaaCATTGTAACAATGTatgtaaatgacagaaaataaggggAAAGCATAATAGATATTCTATAATGGATAAAAATGATCCTCTTGCTGTTGTCTTCATACAGTGCTGTTGAAAATCCATTTATACAACCCAATATTTCTTTACCAAACACAATGTTTTGAACAAAGAATTCAATTTCATAGGATCACATCCTGCAAAATTGGATCTCAGTCAAATATTGTAGCAACAGGCTGCTGTAAGTGCAGAACACTTAATTTTTGGCCACAAGAGGGCAGCACGACTCCGTACAATTTACATAGTTCACCGTCAAGGTCCTCTTGAGCCATTTAAATCCtgtatacatataaatatatacgtTAAATAATATGGTATAATGCTCTCTTAATGATCtatacaataatataaataataccttgtattaaaaataatctaatttgcaactttatttttacactgcagGTGTGGTTTCGGGAGGGCATCCACCCTCGTGTCCCAGAGGGCTCCAGCTGGGAGGAAGTCGAAGTGCCCAAGGAAGTAGCTCAGTTATCGGCCGGCCCCGGAGACCTGCTGTGGGCTTTACTGTGGGACGGGAACCTGCTGGTCCGTACTGGCCTCAGCCTGGACAGCCCAACTGGTCAGCATTCACTGTAGTTCACATTTACATGTACCATTATCTCTCAACTTtgcccctttttcttttctttagtaACCCCTCTTATTAGGGgttgaccgatattggtttttcagggccgatactgataccaattataagcagttaatgagaccgataaacGATAAGCATTTacgataaaaatgaaaatttttctgttgaaatttggaatttgaaataaatcaaactccaacacaaaacgtggtttaaatgcctttaacaaatgttttgtcaaGACTAATACTTTCAatatcaaatacagcaagttcccagtaGCTTTTGATCTTTGAACTTGTGATCATTTTAGCATTGTGGACATTCTTCTCTTGATTGCTTACGATAATATGGCACCATTTCACTTGATAAGAGTTGTAAGTCGTCGATTTAGACACCAAGATCCACTTTCTTTGTTACAGCAGAAAAGGTGGAAATTCCTTGGAGTGAGTCTCACCAGATAGACCACCAGTGTTGTAATGCCCAACAGAGATTATCAGCAGCAAAACGcattaatatttgtaaaaagtcaAATAGTGTGGTATAAGTTTAAATGTCATTTGAATGAAAGGTACCAACAATGCTAGCGCTGGCTTTAAAGGGCAGTATATTTCACAGATATAATTTAAACTACCGTAGTAATGGTGACAGCTTGACTCTATGCCATGTCGGTAAACATGCTGCATTCTCTCCTCTCAGGCACATCGTGGGTTGAGGTAGAATCGCCAGTGAAGGAGGTCGAAGCGCTTCATGTGGCTGTTGGAGTTAGCGTGGTCTGGGTTGTCACTAAAGACTACAAGGTGAATCAGTACTCCTCATGTGTGTAAAACTCTGAATAGCTGTTGTTCAGTGTGGTAGTAAcatatctgtatctgtgtgttaaTTTGTGTCAAGGTTTGGTTCAGGCGTGGCGTGAACTCCCACAACCCCTGTGGCTCCGGCTGGATCAGCATCGGAGGGGAGATGATGATGGTGGATGTAGGACTCAATGACCAGGTGAAAAGATTTCTCTTGATTGTGTCGTTGTCACATCTTTCTGATGAGATGCTAGGCCGTATCACCTTAAATTAAGATCCCATTTTAAAGTTATAGTTCACCTTTGAAATGACCATTTGGGTTTCAATTACTAACCCAGTGTTATGCtgaataagcaaaaaaaacgtgttttttttctgtgtgcctCAGTGGTTAaggaagaatccaaaaaactgagaaaattgtaACGAGTTGGAGTAAAAGGGAATTACTcaattaacaacagcaaaactatatcaaagcatttgttcacaaactctcacacaacttgtgcagtgtaatccaagaCTCATTTATCCAACTTTATGTTAAGAACATCACAAACTGACAGCCCTTTCCAACAGGgagctgaactgaaagtgaaaatttTCTATGCTccctttaaagccagactccactgacaaaaacattcattttacctcactgagCACAGGAGCTACTGGTTTACCTCGActaactctttaaaacaccaaggtcacacaacaacacaaataaactaaatgatTGATCGAGGCAGCATTGACCTGCAGCTCCCATGTGCAGTGaggtaaaattgctgtttttgtcagtggagtctggctttaaggagagcatagataagttttaCTCTTTGTTCAGTTCCCCGTCAGAGagggctgtttttttgggaagtgctgagcatacgaccagataaatgagacttggattacactgcacaagttgtgtgaaagttgttgaaattttgatatagttttgctgttgttaaacaggAACCCCTTTTACtccagttcatcaagaattttctgtttctggattcttcgttcaccgtggaggcatgtgGAAAAACGTTTTCTTCACGTGTAATTTAGGGTGAGAAATTGACGAACCAATGCTTATTTTGGGGGATTAAGTATACTTTAAGGTTTAATTCTAAAGACAATAGCAAAATCAACTGCATAATATCAACTGTGTTTATTCGACTAATATGTAGGTTTAAATATTCAGCTATTACTACTTAAGGTGTGTTTAGAAATAAACAACGTGTGACGCCATAACTTTTACATGAATTAGACGTCAAGGACAACACTATATTTCcagctacttttttttattatgaatataaTTTAGCAATCTAGCGTTCTGAATCTTTTTATCCTCACTGTAGCATGTTTCCACCCCAGCCAGCCGCTGCACTCTCCCTGCTTCCCCTCTGACCGATTCACTTTACCCTCAACTCTGGATCTGGTTTCAGGACAAGCCAGATCAGGGCTGGGGTCGAGGCAGAGAGGCTTTCGCTCTGTATCTCACTGCTGAGGACTTTGCTAGCACTGCAAACCCAAATCTCACACCTCCTCCCCTTCTGTCTCTCACCCTTGCCCGCCCCCCCCAGGCCTTCTACCTCTGGCCTCTAGTCCTGCCCCGAGGTTGCCCTGTAACACGAGTACAGCCAGCCGATCCAGCCAATGTCCCAGCAGTAGCACCTCAGGCCCAGCCTTATATATCCCCAGACTATATTCCTACTGGCCTGACATATGGGAGACTCCCTAATTAGAAGCTGGCCAAGCCATCGTCATCATATcccatatttcatatttcagtgTTGCAATTATGGATATGGCGTGAGTGAGGTGGCGGGCGCCAGTGTTACAGTATATGGCCTTATAAAGTAACAGTCAACTGTGTCCTTCTAGTGCCACTGATACACCTTTGAAGAGTTAATTTAAGTTccaaattatatatattcagCGTTATTAAGGATTCATTCTGTTAGTTTTTTATGTTGTCGCTGAATTTCCTTCTTGTGATGACTGATTGAACTTCATCAGTAAAGAAATCTGTCACCAGGTTTGTGGAAATGCGCCTGTGATTGTGGCGTCTCTTCATAAACGGCATAAATGTATGGATGGAGCCACCGtaacgtcacccattggtttctGGACTCcagttttgaagccttgaattTGGAATTTTGGCCAGTGTCGCCTTTTTTTGGGGGCAGAAGTGACtatatatgacaaaaaactgaACAAGACCTGTTTGTCAGTTACGCCACAAAGCGATGGGACACACTAGCTATAGATACCGGAGACGCCAcctcaataaatattttttaaaaagaaagctgAAAGCCCTAGCCTTTAACTAGGTTATgactttttgaaaacatttttaatttcatttatttaattgccTCGTTGGCCTGTTTTACGTTCATTctctctattttgatgcaaggTGCTCAGTGCTCATAATGTCCTTATTATGAATCACTTTCTGATGCATATCTTTTATCAAAGGTGTGGTACAAAAagtattattaccattattgttttaagttgaacaaaaagtgacaataaaccttcatgaactgaaaacactgaaataatcaGCTATGTGTACACTTATACTCTGTGAAACTGGGGTTACACAATGGTTATCCGCTGTATCAGTGACTCCTCAAcagatgttgaaattagctatagagagcaaaactgtttttgtaccctgctgttaaacatttttatttctgctgttaatttgggcattttaacatgggggtctatggggattcaTCCGATCCTGGGGCCAGCCTCAAGTAGCCATTAGTGGAACTGCAGTCTTTGCAAAGTCTGCGTTGGCTTAATTtctcagccctggaggttgccgCTTGCCTTTGTTGTTCTACACTGTTgtcctctgtctttgtctgtcagGTGTGGGCAGTAGGTGAAGACCGCGGCCTTTATTTCCGGATGGGTGTGACGCTGTCTGAACCAAGCGGCAACGGCTGGATTCCTGTTTCTGCCCAATGGGGCAATAGCAAAGAGGTTATCCCACCCAGGTGTGTATAATAATCAAGTTAAATCTTGCTTCAAGTAATAAAACTGACCTGTTTATATCCCTTATTTTTCCTGCTCTGtccatatttgtttgttgtttcataGGAAGGAGAGTGAGTTTGGCGGTCAGCTGACTGAAGCCTCTCAAGGCTCAGTTCTGAGCTGCACTGACTCGGACTCAGAGTTAGGTCCACCTGATCCAGAAAACAGCACTAAAGACGCCCCAGTCCTAGAGGCAGCAGCCCCCTCTGTAGTCCCTTTAGGGGGAGCTGACACACCCTCACCTCCGCTGAGGACAGAAGACACTCTCCCAGCCTCCCAACAGGATGCCCCCAAACCATTCATCCCTGCAAGTGACAGCTTTATTAACAGTCTGGTGTCAGACCGCGAAAAAACTCCCACACCCCAGCTGTCCATCGCAGAGGTACCGCAGGAAGAAGTGGAGGAGCCGTCCCCAGCCCCGATACTGCGGACCCCCGAGACTGCAAGTCACGATGTTCCCTGGATGAACGTAGATTTGGAGGGAGCAGAAGCAGCTCGATG comes from Plectropomus leopardus isolate mb unplaced genomic scaffold, YSFRI_Pleo_2.0 unplaced_scaffold18041, whole genome shotgun sequence and encodes:
- the LOC121964979 gene encoding tectonin beta-propeller repeat-containing protein 1-like; protein product: MPITLLWAVDVYGRVYSLSTAGQRWERADDLLLELKRVTAGKGRCWGIGCDHRVYLNMMPSETPIRYREETYENQRWNPVDSFTDTLLPTDRWPWSDVTGMNPQPLHSFELPSRSWEWEGDWYVDQSCGGEPSQTGGWEYAVDFPANFSPDKKWNSCVRRRRWIRYRRYVAQGTWAKIPLDNPRKPPLPLCDISCGGWEMSDQSGRYPYLWGVSQQGQVWFREGIHPRVPEGSSWEEVEVPKEVAQLSAGPGDLLWALLWDGNLLVRTGLSLDSPTGTSWVEVESPVKEVEALHVAVGVSVVWVVTKDYKVWFRRGVNSHNPCGSGWISIGGEMMMVDVGLNDQVWAVGEDRGLYFRMGVTLSEPSGNGWIPVSAQWGNSKEVIPPRKESEFGGQLTEASQGSVLSCTDSDSELGPPDPENSTKDAPVLEAAAPSVVPLGGADTPSPPLRTEDTLPASQQDAPKPFIPASDSFINSLVSDREKTPTPQLSIAEVPQEEVEEPSPAPILRTPETASHDVPWMNVDLEGAEAARCAQAAGTSLGDGGAAATYALGTLETSQGVGEEDGPVWTWISGGGCDVDATSQISWLSPT